The following are encoded in a window of Blattabacterium cuenoti genomic DNA:
- the rplQ gene encoding 50S ribosomal protein L17 has product MNHRRKNNHLGRKLGHRKSILSNMSSSLIKEKRIFTTLAKAKTLRKYIEPIITKSKIKTLHSKRNIFALLRDKIAVSELFKESFQKVRERPGGYTRIIKIQSRFGDMSKLSMIELVDFNDIYSSKKNRKSIRRGNQRKRKRIDQIGKKL; this is encoded by the coding sequence ATGAATCATAGAAGAAAAAATAATCATTTAGGACGAAAATTGGGACACAGAAAATCTATTCTTTCCAATATGTCTTCATCTTTAATTAAAGAAAAAAGAATCTTTACTACTTTAGCTAAGGCAAAAACTCTGAGAAAATATATAGAACCTATCATTACTAAGTCTAAAATAAAAACTCTTCATTCTAAAAGAAATATATTCGCATTATTAAGAGATAAAATTGCAGTATCAGAACTTTTTAAAGAATCTTTTCAAAAAGTACGTGAGCGTCCTGGTGGATATACAAGAATTATCAAAATACAATCTCGTTTTGGCGATATGTCTAAGTTATCTATGATTGAATTAGTTGATTTTAATGATATTTATTCTTCAAAAAAAAATAGAAAATCTATAAGACGTGGTAATCAAAGGAAAAGGAAGAGGATAGATCAAATAGGTAAAAAACTATGA
- a CDS encoding DNA-directed RNA polymerase subunit alpha, with protein MAILDFVKPDRITISEFTDQKGIFHLKPLEPGYGLTLGNALRRVLLGSLKGFAVTSIKIKGVKYEFSTIEGVVEDVTEIILNFKKIRFQRKIKGVTKETVNVLIKNKEKVTGKSLNEFISSFQVLNTDVVICNKEKSFPLEMSFTIEEGRGYVPAEENKNNNDDLIGNIPIDSIYTPIKNVKYTIENCRVGQKTDFESLSLEIRTDGSVSPKMALMEASQILIKYFSIFSHEKIGKKEHKEISKGRKYDEEFLRMRTLLKSKLTDMDLSVRTKNCLKSASIQSIADLVSCNRSNMLKMRNFGKKSLEELESKMKEKGLYFGMDISEYKLNRE; from the coding sequence ATGGCTATTTTAGATTTTGTTAAACCTGATAGAATCACAATATCGGAATTTACAGATCAAAAAGGGATTTTTCATTTGAAGCCTTTAGAACCTGGATATGGTCTGACATTAGGAAATGCCTTAAGAAGAGTTCTTTTAGGTTCTTTAAAAGGTTTTGCGGTTACTTCCATAAAAATTAAAGGAGTAAAATATGAGTTTTCTACTATAGAAGGAGTAGTAGAAGATGTCACTGAAATTATATTGAATTTCAAAAAAATTCGTTTTCAGCGTAAAATCAAAGGAGTAACGAAAGAAACAGTCAATGTATTAATCAAAAATAAAGAAAAAGTTACTGGAAAAAGTTTAAACGAATTTATTTCTAGTTTTCAAGTTTTAAATACAGATGTAGTTATTTGCAATAAAGAAAAATCATTTCCCTTAGAAATGAGTTTTACTATTGAAGAAGGAAGAGGTTATGTCCCAGCAGAAGAGAACAAAAACAACAATGATGATTTAATAGGAAACATCCCTATAGATTCTATTTATACACCTATTAAAAATGTAAAATATACAATAGAAAATTGTCGTGTAGGTCAGAAAACAGATTTTGAAAGTCTTTCATTAGAAATAAGAACAGATGGATCTGTATCTCCAAAAATGGCTCTTATGGAAGCTTCTCAAATTTTAATAAAGTATTTTTCTATTTTTTCTCATGAAAAAATAGGAAAAAAAGAACATAAAGAAATTAGCAAAGGAAGAAAATATGATGAAGAATTTTTGCGTATGCGTACATTATTAAAATCAAAGTTGACTGATATGGATTTATCTGTACGAACAAAAAATTGTTTAAAATCTGCATCTATACAGTCTATAGCAGATTTGGTGAGTTGTAATCGATCTAATATGTTAAAAATGAGAAATTTCGGAAAAAAATCTTTGGAGGAATTAGAAAGTAAAATGAAAGAAAAAGGTTTGTATTTTGGAATGGATATCTCCGAATACAAGTTAAACCGAGAATAG
- the rpsD gene encoding 30S ribosomal protein S4, whose translation MAKYIGPKTKISRKFGECIYGEDKYFERRKYPSGQHGNNRRRGKRSEYFIQLAEKQKAKYTYGILERQFEKLFFESARKKGVTGELLLQACESRLDNIVFRLKFAPSRSSARQIVSHRHIKVNNRVVNIPSFRLKPGDKIGIREKSKKHPVILESINQKVGPLVEWLILDEKNMFGIFRIMPKRKQIPENIKEQLIVELYSK comes from the coding sequence ATGGCGAAATATATAGGACCAAAAACGAAAATTTCCCGAAAGTTTGGAGAATGTATATACGGAGAAGATAAATATTTTGAAAGAAGAAAATATCCTTCAGGTCAACATGGAAATAATCGTCGTAGAGGGAAACGATCAGAGTATTTTATACAATTAGCAGAAAAACAAAAAGCGAAATATACTTACGGAATATTAGAACGTCAATTTGAAAAGTTGTTTTTTGAATCCGCAAGAAAAAAAGGAGTTACTGGAGAGTTATTATTACAAGCATGTGAATCTCGTTTGGATAATATTGTATTTAGATTAAAATTTGCTCCATCCAGATCTTCTGCTCGTCAAATAGTTTCTCACAGACATATTAAAGTAAATAATCGTGTAGTTAATATTCCATCTTTCAGATTAAAACCTGGTGATAAGATAGGAATAAGAGAAAAATCTAAAAAACATCCAGTTATATTGGAATCTATAAATCAAAAAGTGGGTCCATTGGTAGAATGGTTAATTTTAGATGAAAAAAATATGTTTGGGATATTTAGAATTATGCCGAAAAGGAAACAAATACCTGAAAATATTAAAGAACAACTAATTGTTGAATTATATTCAAAATAA
- the rpsK gene encoding 30S ribosomal protein S11: protein MAKSSLGKKKSVLVDSLGIAHIQSTFNNIIITLTNKRGEVVAWSSAGKMNFKGSKKNTPYAAQMAAENVAKEGLNAGIKKVEVKVKGPGAGRDAAIRALSNSGMIVTLIKDITPLPHNGCRPPKRRRV from the coding sequence ATGGCAAAATCATCATTGGGGAAAAAAAAATCTGTTCTAGTAGATTCATTGGGAATTGCACATATTCAATCCACATTTAATAATATCATTATTACATTGACAAATAAGAGAGGCGAAGTAGTAGCTTGGTCTTCTGCTGGAAAAATGAATTTTAAAGGATCTAAGAAAAACACTCCTTATGCAGCTCAAATGGCGGCAGAAAACGTAGCAAAAGAAGGATTAAATGCAGGAATAAAAAAAGTAGAAGTGAAGGTCAAAGGCCCTGGAGCTGGTAGAGATGCGGCTATACGAGCATTAAGTAATTCTGGAATGATAGTTACTTTAATAAAAGATATTACCCCTTTACCACATAATGGTTGTCGTCCTCCTAAAAGAAGAAGAGTTTAA
- the rpsM gene encoding 30S ribosomal protein S13 yields MSIRISGVDLPKSKRGIIGLTYLYGISKSLSKKILFSVGINENTKIMDWSDEEISNVRKYISNHVKIEGELRSEIQLSIKKLMDIGCYRGTRHRKRLPLRGQKTKNNCRTRKGRKKTVANKKKAVK; encoded by the coding sequence ATGTCAATCAGAATATCAGGCGTAGATTTACCTAAATCTAAAAGAGGGATCATTGGACTTACATATTTATATGGAATAAGTAAAAGTTTGTCTAAGAAAATTTTATTTTCCGTTGGAATAAATGAAAATACAAAAATTATGGATTGGTCTGATGAAGAAATTAGCAATGTTAGAAAATATATTTCAAATCATGTGAAAATAGAAGGAGAATTAAGATCTGAAATACAATTGAGTATTAAAAAACTAATGGATATTGGTTGTTATAGAGGAACTAGACATAGAAAACGTTTACCTTTAAGAGGTCAAAAAACTAAAAATAATTGTAGAACTAGAAAAGGGAGAAAAAAAACTGTAGCAAACAAGAAGAAAGCGGTAAAATAA
- the rpmJ gene encoding 50S ribosomal protein L36, producing MKVKTSLKKRTENCQIIRRKGRLRIINKKNPRFKQKQG from the coding sequence ATGAAAGTAAAAACTTCTTTAAAAAAAAGAACTGAAAATTGTCAGATAATTAGAAGAAAAGGACGTTTACGAATTATCAATAAAAAAAATCCTAGATTTAAACAAAAACAAGGTTAA
- the infA gene encoding translation initiation factor IF-1, which produces MAKQKHIEVDGTIIESSPNAMFRVELENGCIVKAHISGKMRMHYIKILPGDKVRLEMSSYDLKRGRITYRY; this is translated from the coding sequence ATGGCTAAACAAAAGCATATTGAAGTTGATGGAACAATTATAGAATCTTCTCCAAATGCAATGTTCCGTGTGGAATTGGAAAATGGATGTATTGTTAAGGCACACATTTCTGGAAAAATGAGAATGCATTATATAAAAATATTACCTGGAGATAAAGTGAGATTAGAAATGTCCTCTTATGATTTAAAAAGAGGAAGAATAACATATAGATATTAA
- the secY gene encoding preprotein translocase subunit SecY: MNNFLVTFYNIWNAKELRKKIITTLSFLLVYRFGAYIPIPGMNPLGISNFLENLNLGSKGLMQILSSFTGGAFNRASIFALGIMPYISASIIIQLMCIIIPYLQRLQRDGESGRRQINLLTRWLTIGICLIQAPLYLISLTKQFIPFSNPALSNVYLLNMNTFYGKTLFWTIGVVILTSGTLFTMWLGDKITEEGIGNGVSLIIMSGIIARFPDAITKEIFSKLEVGNGGLIVLFFEILLWLLVILFSIVIIQAIRKIPVQYVSHYKSLGFNSKLIHKKHQYIPLKMTAAGVMPIIFSQAIMLFPLNFYHYVHNDKIKKFFHLFQDVYGLCYNLTFSLLVIIFTFFYTAITIPVNQMADDLKRNGGHIPKIKPGKETAEYIDLILSKITFPGAILLAIIAILPSIVFRLGITQNFALFYGGTSLLIVVGVILDIIQQVDIYLLNYYYDDLMIMKNRNSRYTTVSSKL; encoded by the coding sequence ATGAATAATTTTTTAGTTACATTTTATAATATTTGGAATGCAAAAGAATTACGAAAAAAAATTATAACTACCTTAAGTTTTTTATTAGTATACCGTTTCGGAGCTTATATTCCTATTCCTGGTATGAATCCATTAGGAATCAGTAATTTTTTAGAAAATCTTAATTTAGGTTCTAAAGGTCTTATGCAAATCCTTTCTTCTTTTACAGGAGGGGCATTTAATCGAGCTTCTATTTTTGCTTTGGGGATCATGCCATATATATCTGCATCTATTATTATACAATTAATGTGTATAATTATTCCTTATTTGCAAAGATTACAAAGAGATGGAGAAAGTGGAAGAAGACAAATTAATCTTCTTACAAGATGGTTAACTATAGGCATATGCTTAATACAAGCTCCTTTATATTTAATTTCTTTAACTAAACAATTTATTCCTTTTTCAAATCCAGCATTATCTAACGTTTATCTTCTAAATATGAATACTTTTTATGGGAAAACTTTGTTTTGGACAATAGGAGTTGTCATTTTAACTTCTGGAACATTATTTACTATGTGGTTGGGAGATAAAATAACAGAAGAAGGAATAGGAAATGGTGTTTCCTTAATTATTATGTCCGGAATCATAGCTCGTTTTCCTGATGCTATAACTAAAGAAATTTTTAGTAAATTGGAGGTTGGAAATGGAGGTTTGATTGTTTTATTTTTTGAAATTTTGTTATGGTTATTAGTCATTCTTTTTTCTATTGTAATTATTCAAGCTATTAGAAAAATTCCTGTACAATATGTTTCTCATTATAAATCTTTAGGTTTTAATTCTAAATTGATTCATAAAAAACATCAGTATATTCCATTAAAGATGACAGCTGCAGGTGTAATGCCCATTATTTTTTCTCAGGCTATTATGCTTTTTCCTTTAAATTTTTATCATTATGTTCATAATGATAAAATAAAAAAATTCTTTCATCTTTTTCAAGATGTTTATGGATTATGTTATAATTTAACTTTTTCCTTATTAGTGATAATTTTTACTTTTTTCTATACAGCAATTACAATTCCTGTAAATCAAATGGCTGATGATTTAAAAAGGAACGGAGGACATATTCCAAAAATAAAGCCAGGAAAAGAAACAGCAGAATATATAGATTTGATTTTATCAAAGATTACATTTCCTGGAGCTATATTGTTAGCTATAATCGCCATACTTCCGTCTATAGTTTTTCGTTTAGGGATCACTCAAAATTTTGCATTATTTTATGGAGGAACTTCTCTGCTAATTGTAGTTGGAGTAATTTTAGATATAATACAACAAGTTGATATATATTTATTGAATTATTACTATGATGATTTAATGATCATGAAAAATCGTAACAGCAGATATACTACTGTTAGCAGCAAATTATAG
- the rplO gene encoding 50S ribosomal protein L15 codes for MQLLNFLTPKIGSRKKKTRLGRGQGSGKGGTCGRGHKGAKSRSGYSKKSGFEGGQMPLQRRIPKFGFINIFKKKYSIISLDTLQDWINKGKISDKKVINKQVLLDTNLVKKKKDLIKILSGRKKLQFSLKIEANKFSKKAVISIKEAGGETLCL; via the coding sequence ATGCAATTATTAAATTTTTTAACGCCAAAAATAGGTTCTAGAAAAAAAAAAACTAGATTGGGAAGAGGACAAGGATCTGGAAAAGGAGGTACTTGTGGAAGAGGACATAAGGGGGCTAAGTCTCGATCAGGATATTCTAAAAAATCCGGTTTTGAGGGTGGACAGATGCCTCTACAAAGAAGAATTCCAAAATTCGGGTTTATAAATATTTTCAAAAAAAAATATTCTATAATTAGTTTAGATACTTTACAGGATTGGATAAATAAAGGAAAAATTTCGGATAAAAAAGTAATTAATAAACAAGTATTATTAGATACTAATTTAGTGAAGAAAAAAAAAGATTTGATAAAAATTTTATCAGGAAGAAAGAAATTGCAATTTTCCTTAAAAATAGAAGCAAACAAATTTAGTAAAAAAGCTGTTATTTCTATAAAAGAAGCAGGTGGAGAAACCTTATGTTTGTAA
- the rpsE gene encoding 30S ribosomal protein S5: MTAFLSEKEKKTKYSGLELKERLVGVTRVCKVTKGRRYFSFSAIVIKGNENGMVGYGFGKSKEASDAIHKAGEQAKRSLCKVCISNGTIPHEQEAKYGGAHILIKPASEGTGIIAGGPLRAVLESAGLRNVLSKSKGSSNTHNVIKATIKALSYMRDVKKIAKQRGISIREVYHG; the protein is encoded by the coding sequence ATGACTGCATTTTTATCGGAAAAAGAAAAAAAAACAAAATATTCCGGGTTAGAATTGAAAGAAAGATTGGTAGGAGTGACTAGAGTTTGTAAAGTAACCAAGGGAAGAAGATATTTTAGTTTTAGCGCAATTGTTATTAAAGGGAATGAAAATGGAATGGTAGGTTATGGATTTGGAAAATCTAAAGAAGCATCAGATGCAATCCACAAGGCAGGAGAACAAGCAAAAAGAAGTTTATGTAAAGTTTGTATATCCAATGGAACAATTCCTCATGAACAAGAAGCTAAATATGGTGGAGCCCATATTCTTATTAAACCTGCATCTGAAGGAACCGGAATTATAGCAGGAGGGCCTCTGAGAGCAGTTCTTGAATCAGCTGGATTAAGAAATGTTTTATCAAAATCTAAAGGATCATCTAATACGCATAATGTTATTAAGGCGACGATAAAAGCGCTTAGCTATATGAGAGATGTGAAAAAAATAGCTAAACAAAGAGGAATTTCTATTAGAGAAGTATATCATGGATAA
- the rplR gene encoding 50S ribosomal protein L18: protein MIKKRKKKKRVFGTSNRPRISVFRSNKAIYAQVIDDTSGKTLASSSSREKVFGNKKKTKIELSKEVGKLLGKRAKMLKIQKVVFDKKKYLYHGRIQSLAEGIREMGLDF, encoded by the coding sequence ATGATAAAAAAAAGAAAGAAAAAAAAAAGAGTATTTGGAACTTCTAATAGACCTAGGATATCTGTCTTTAGAAGTAACAAGGCTATATATGCACAAGTGATTGACGATACTTCTGGAAAAACTTTAGCTTCATCTTCTTCTAGAGAAAAAGTTTTTGGAAATAAAAAAAAAACAAAAATAGAATTATCTAAGGAAGTAGGAAAACTTTTGGGGAAAAGAGCAAAAATGTTGAAAATACAAAAAGTTGTTTTCGATAAAAAAAAATATTTATATCATGGACGAATACAATCTTTAGCAGAAGGAATAAGAGAAATGGGTTTAGATTTTTAG
- the rplF gene encoding 50S ribosomal protein L6: protein MSRIGKIPISIPENVNISIIGNKIIVKGELGVLSQEISDQIKLTIQEGKLHLKRIQEDKKSKSLHGLYRVLIDNMIKGVSKGFKKKLELVGIGYRVNFHGDILELNLGFSHHIMIQIPKEIYIEEKTEKGQNPILILKSHDKQLLGLIAAKIRSFRKPEPYKGKGVRYLKEEVRRKAGKSA, encoded by the coding sequence ATGTCTAGAATTGGAAAAATCCCAATTTCTATTCCTGAAAATGTGAATATAAGTATTATTGGCAATAAAATAATAGTCAAAGGAGAATTAGGAGTTTTGAGCCAAGAAATTTCTGATCAAATTAAATTGACAATACAGGAAGGAAAATTACATTTAAAGAGAATTCAAGAAGATAAAAAATCGAAATCTTTACATGGATTATATCGTGTATTAATTGATAATATGATAAAAGGGGTTTCCAAGGGATTTAAAAAAAAATTGGAGCTAGTGGGAATTGGATATAGAGTTAATTTTCATGGAGACATATTGGAATTAAATTTAGGCTTTTCTCATCATATTATGATTCAAATTCCTAAGGAAATTTATATAGAAGAAAAAACAGAAAAAGGACAAAACCCCATTCTTATTTTGAAATCTCATGATAAACAATTATTAGGTTTAATAGCTGCTAAAATTCGTTCATTTAGAAAACCAGAACCTTATAAAGGAAAAGGAGTTAGATATTTAAAAGAAGAAGTACGTAGAAAAGCAGGAAAATCTGCTTAA
- the rpsH gene encoding 30S ribosomal protein S8 — MHTDSIADLLTRIRNASLVKHPLLEVPYSRLKKEITKVLLDNGYILDYKLENKKGKIIKIALKYYQNISVIQKIIRISKPGLRKYIKYKNLPRVLNGLGIAIISTSHGVITDKQARKKKLGGEILCYVY, encoded by the coding sequence ATGCATACTGATTCCATTGCTGATTTGTTAACTAGAATTAGAAACGCCAGCCTTGTAAAACATCCTCTTTTAGAGGTTCCCTATTCTAGATTAAAAAAAGAAATTACTAAAGTTTTATTAGATAATGGTTATATTTTGGATTATAAATTAGAGAATAAAAAAGGAAAAATCATTAAAATAGCTTTAAAATATTATCAAAATATTTCTGTGATTCAAAAAATAATCAGGATTAGTAAACCAGGATTAAGAAAATATATCAAATATAAAAATTTGCCTCGTGTACTAAATGGATTAGGTATAGCTATTATTTCTACTTCTCATGGAGTGATAACAGATAAACAAGCTAGAAAAAAAAAGTTGGGGGGAGAGATTTTGTGTTACGTGTATTAA
- the rpsN gene encoding 30S ribosomal protein S14 — protein MAKESVKARQKKREKMVLKYAKIRKSLKDSRNYELLQKLPRDASPVRLRNRCSITGRCRGYMRQFGISRIVFRNMASQGLIPGIKKASW, from the coding sequence ATGGCTAAAGAATCTGTAAAAGCAAGACAAAAAAAAAGGGAAAAGATGGTATTAAAATATGCAAAAATCAGAAAATCTTTAAAAGATTCTCGGAATTACGAATTATTGCAAAAATTACCAAGGGATGCTTCTCCTGTACGTTTAAGAAATAGGTGTTCAATCACAGGAAGATGTAGGGGATACATGCGGCAATTTGGTATATCTCGTATTGTTTTTAGAAATATGGCATCTCAAGGCCTTATTCCTGGAATAAAAAAAGCAAGTTGGTAA
- the rplE gene encoding 50S ribosomal protein L5 — MIYKSRLKRLYEEKIVHSLMKKFKYSSVMQVPRLKKIVIHQGVGISVLNKKFLDASMEEITAIVGQKAIFCYSKHDESGFKLRKGMPIGVKVTLRRIKMYEFLERLITVSLPRVRDFNGVKTSSFDRNGNYNMGISEQVIYPEINIDQIKKNMGMNITFYTSAKTKKEAQNLLSYFGIPFKK; from the coding sequence ATGATTTATAAATCTAGGCTAAAAAGATTGTATGAAGAAAAAATTGTTCATAGTTTAATGAAAAAATTTAAGTATAGCTCTGTGATGCAAGTTCCTAGACTTAAAAAAATAGTTATTCATCAAGGGGTAGGAATATCTGTATTAAATAAAAAGTTCTTAGATGCTTCTATGGAAGAAATTACGGCTATTGTAGGTCAAAAAGCAATCTTTTGTTATTCAAAACATGATGAATCTGGATTTAAATTAAGAAAAGGAATGCCTATAGGTGTAAAAGTTACTTTGAGGAGAATAAAAATGTATGAGTTTTTAGAAAGACTTATTACTGTTTCTTTACCAAGAGTAAGAGATTTCAATGGAGTAAAAACAAGTAGTTTTGATAGAAATGGAAACTATAACATGGGAATATCTGAACAAGTCATTTATCCTGAAATAAATATTGATCAAATTAAAAAAAATATGGGGATGAATATCACATTTTATACTTCTGCTAAAACTAAAAAAGAAGCTCAAAATCTTTTATCTTATTTTGGAATACCGTTTAAAAAATAA
- the rplX gene encoding 50S ribosomal protein L24: MIKKGDKVSILSGNFKGNKGIVLKVFPKKEKAIIHGINIVKKHIKPTAKKPKGGIIEKEAPIHISNLKKEKL; this comes from the coding sequence ATGATCAAAAAAGGAGATAAAGTTTCTATTTTATCAGGAAATTTTAAAGGAAATAAAGGAATTGTTCTTAAAGTTTTTCCTAAAAAAGAAAAGGCTATTATCCATGGAATTAATATAGTCAAAAAACATATCAAACCTACTGCAAAAAAACCTAAAGGAGGGATAATTGAAAAAGAAGCTCCAATACATATATCAAATCTTAAAAAGGAGAAACTATGA
- the rplN gene encoding 50S ribosomal protein L14: MLQQESRCKVSDNTGAKEALIIRVLGGGKRRYASLGDSVVVTIKEAISGGGIVKKGQVAKAIIIRTKKKIRRKDGSYISFDDNACVLINPSGEMMGTRVFGPVARELRDKEYMKVISLAQEVL, from the coding sequence ATGTTACAACAGGAATCTAGATGTAAAGTATCAGACAATACTGGGGCTAAAGAGGCATTAATTATCAGAGTTTTAGGAGGAGGGAAAAGAAGATATGCTTCGTTAGGAGATTCTGTTGTCGTTACTATAAAAGAGGCTATATCTGGTGGAGGTATTGTGAAAAAAGGTCAAGTAGCTAAAGCTATAATAATTAGAACAAAAAAAAAAATAAGGAGAAAGGATGGGTCTTATATAAGTTTTGATGATAATGCTTGTGTACTTATCAATCCTTCTGGAGAGATGATGGGAACTAGAGTTTTTGGTCCAGTCGCTAGGGAACTAAGAGATAAAGAGTATATGAAAGTTATTTCTTTGGCACAAGAGGTTTTATAA
- the rpsQ gene encoding 30S ribosomal protein S17, producing MIHEKEKKSVITIPNSSRRSRKQRIGIVTSDKMDKTIVVSEIKKVKHKYYGKSILKKKKYMVHDEKNISKNGDKVSIMEMRHLSKKKCWRLVSILEKSSNVTTGI from the coding sequence AGAAAAAAAGTCTGTTATTACTATTCCAAATAGTAGTAGACGTAGTAGAAAGCAAAGAATCGGTATAGTAACTAGTGATAAAATGGATAAAACGATTGTTGTTTCTGAAATTAAAAAAGTGAAACATAAATATTATGGAAAAAGCATTTTAAAAAAGAAAAAATATATGGTTCATGATGAAAAAAATATCTCTAAAAATGGAGATAAAGTTAGCATTATGGAAATGCGTCATCTTAGTAAGAAAAAATGTTGGAGATTAGTTTCGATTTTAGAAAAATCATCGAATGTTACAACAGGAATCTAG